In Mucilaginibacter sp. KACC 22063, the genomic stretch TTTCTTCTGTGGCTGCCCTTAAAATAGGTAAAGTGCCTGTTGGCAGATCTTGCCCTATGATATTGTTCAAAATTCTGGTTACAAAAAAGCCCATTGAATTTTGAAGATTTGTCTTTGTCCAGCCCGGGTGTGCCGCCGTAACGATCATGTCAAGTTGGTTGGCTTTTAATTTTCTGTCTAATTCATAAGCAAAAAGCAGATTGGCTAATTTGCTTTGCGAATAGGATTGAAAACGATTATAGGATTTCTCCCAATTCAGATCATCAAAATGGATAGCCGGTTTCATAAACTTTTCATGATGGGCATTACTACTTTGAACAACTACACGGGAATGGGGCGTATTTTTAAGGACATCTAACAATAGCCCCGTAAGCAAAAAATGCCCTAAGTGGTTGACGCCAAATTGAACCTCCATATTTTGTTTGGTCGCTTCTCTGTGCTTAGGGCTCATGATCCCCGCATTATTGATTAAGATATCCAGCTGCGAATATTGATGATGAAATTCTACTGAAAACTTCCTGATGGAATCGAAATCGGCCAAGTCCATGTGCATCAATTCAATTTTTGCATTCGGGAATTTGCGTTTAATTCCCGCTATAGCCTCTTGTCCTTTTTCTATATTTCGGGCTGTCATAATAACGTGAGCGCCTTTTGCACTTAAAACCATTGCAGCTTGCAAACCAAGTCCGCTGTTAGCACCGGTAATGAGAACTGTTTTGCTTTCTTGTGAAGAAATATTTGCTTCTGTCCATTTTTGCGTAGCCATTTTTTTATCGTTAAGTATTTTTAATAGATACAAACTTAGCTGCGTTTGCTTACAAATGGTAAGCAGTTACCCCGGCGAAACCGGTATCCTGAAGGAAATCAACAAGGTAAAGAACTGCTGAAACAACTGAAAATGAATGTTTTGCAAAATATTAACCTTGCGAGGTGCCCTTGATGTAACTAGTGAAATATGGAAGCTCTTGAGAATTACTTCCATCATGCTTTACTTTGAAAGGTAATTGTAGAACTAAATTAGAGCGCTTAATCATCAAATAAAACCCGATGTAATCGGGTTTTATTTGATACAGCGGAGAGAGAGGGTTCAGAACCCATCTCTGTATTTCGTTGATTTTCAAATTATTATGATCTCACCAAAAATTAACTCACTGCAAAATATGACTGACTAATAAGTGCTTTCTCCACTTCATCCTTCTCTTCCTCAATGAATATTTAGTAGCGAAGCCGCTTCAATTGATTCCTGGATCTTTGCTGTTTTCAGTTGAATAATTAAGTAAACGCAAAAAAATACCCTCTTAATGGCGTTAGTCGCA encodes the following:
- a CDS encoding oxidoreductase translates to MATQKWTEANISSQESKTVLITGANSGLGLQAAMVLSAKGAHVIMTARNIEKGQEAIAGIKRKFPNAKIELMHMDLADFDSIRKFSVEFHHQYSQLDILINNAGIMSPKHREATKQNMEVQFGVNHLGHFLLTGLLLDVLKNTPHSRVVVQSSNAHHEKFMKPAIHFDDLNWEKSYNRFQSYSQSKLANLLFAYELDRKLKANQLDMIVTAAHPGWTKTNLQNSMGFFVTRILNNIIGQDLPTGTLPILRAATEENLKGKEYFGPTRMNGLRGNPELVKSSNLSYDQALAKKLWEVSEKITGITYKFN